GTATGCCTACAATCCCGACGCAACTTGTCCCACCTGGCTAGCGTTCCTACAAAAAAACCTCGAAGGGGATCGCCAGCGAATCAACTTACTGCAGGAGTGGGCCGGCTATTTACTGACTCCCGACACCAGTCGGCAAAAATTTTTGCTGCTCGAAGGCGAAGGGGCGAACGGAAAATCGGTCTACCTGGCCGGGCTCCAGGCGATGTTAGGCGAAGAAAACGTCTCTCACGTCCCGCTCGAACTTTTCGGCGAACGGTTCCAGCTCACCGCGACGCTGGGCAAGCTCGCGAACGTCGCGGCCGACTGCGGCGAAATCGATCGAGTCGCTGAGGGACATCTAAAAACGTTCACTTCGGGCGACGTCATCCAGTTCGATCGAAAAAATCGCGACCCGATTTCCGCTCTGCCGACCGCTCGCCTGATGGTCGCCACGAACAACCGGCCGCGGTTCAACGACAAGTCAGACGGCGTCTGGCGTCGCATGATGCTCGTTCCCTGGCTCTATCAGGTTCCCGAGCATGAACGCGTCAACGGCATGGATCGCACGCAGTGGTGGAAGGACCGCGGCGAGCTTCCGGGAATGCTCGCCTGGGCGATTTTGGGACTGCGTCGCCTCCGCGCTCAAAACGGATTCACGACATCACAAGTCGGATCTAATGCGATTGAAGATTACAAGCTGGAATCGAATCCAGCCCGCGCGTACCTCTTTGAAGTTCTCGTTGCAGATGAAAATTCCGACGTTGAATCGGACGAAATATACGCCTCGTACAAAAAATATTGCGAACAAAACGGGTATAAGCCGTTCGGAAATCGGATCTTTTTCAAGGAGTTCAATCGGGCCTTCCCAAATACCCAAAGAGTGCGTTTGTCCCATGAAGGAAGGCCCTGGGCGTACCGGGGGGTACGGTTCGAGAGCCAACAACCGAATGGCCAGTACGACACAGGGGAACTCTATTGAGGGGGTCTGTCCTATGAAAACCAGAATTTGTCCGATGTAAAAAAACAATGGGACATTCGTAAGTCCTTTTGTACCAACGGTTGTCCTGTCTGTCCCATTTGTCTTATTTAAATCTACTACTGAATAAAAATAGAAATATAGAGAGTAAGGGGATAAGGGTGAGTAACGGGAGTAAGGAATTAACAGGACAAACGGGACGCAACGGGACAGACCAATTTCTCGACGCGTCGCCCGATGATTTTTTGCCGTGCCTCAGCTGTACGGAAAATGAAAATTTTCTCGGCCGCGTTTTCTGGGTCGACCCGTACGGAAAAATTTTCTGCCGGCACTGCTCGCCGCCGTTCGATCCGATCGTGGTTCGGCGGATTCTGATTTTGGAACTCAACGAAAATTTCGAGTGGGCGTTTCGTCAAACTTTTCCGGCGATCGATTTTTCTCAAGCACCGCCGTCACCAACCGAGCCGGTTTATCGCCTGGTCGATGCGGAAAAATATTTCGCGGGGCTCGCGATCGTGAAACGCTATTTGGAATTCGGACGCGGAATTCGGTAACAAAAAATTTTGCAGGGAGCACACGCAATGACGCGGCCAAAAATTTCGAAGGAAACCGTCGACGAAATCTGGAAGCGATTCGAGGAAGGAGCTTCGCTGCGACAAGTCGAAGAAGAATTCCGTGTCGGTCGCTGGACGTCAAAGCAAATTCGCGAAGGCACGCACCCCCACCAGCAGACCGGTGACCTGAAGCGATGCAAGACTTGCGGTGGAATGGTGGTCATGCCCTGCATGGTCTGTTCAAGCCAAGAGTTGCGAAGGTTGTATGGACAAAAGCCGTGAGGCGTGCCCACGATGCGGGCTAACCTAGCGGCCGAGTGATGGTTCGCGGCTTTGTTTGGTCTGGCTGAACGCTAAGGCCGAACGCAGCGCGACAATGTCAGCGGCCGGTGATCGTACGCCCTGGCGAAAGCCTACCCATCTTACGGAGCCTGACCGATGTCAACCGTACCAGCCACCTCCGCTTTTTCGTCGAAGCTTGGCGAGCTATTGCGAAACGCCAAAGATCAGCTCAGCGGGCAATTCAGCTGGTCACTATTTGCTCACGTCGTGCTGACCTTCATCTGGGGCGCGATGATCGCGGCCAAGGAGGAACTAACCAACTCCGGCGCTGTCAAAAAAGAGGCGGTTCTGAAGTGGGTCCAGTCGCTTCTCAAATACGCGGTCCCTCGCATTCCGCGGCCGTGGTGGCTGTTCTGGATGAAGAACCAGTCAGTGATCGATGTCCTGATGATGGTCGCCAGTGCGGCGATCGAGGTCTTCTACACGCAGAGTACTGAGAAATTCAAGGGGTCGCCCGATGTTGCTTAACATCCTCTTCGGCCTAATGATCTTCCTGTTTGTCGGCGGTGGGCTTCTGGCGTTTGTCGTTATCGCGGTTGTGGCGTTCAGGTCGTTCGCTCAGTCGCCGACTCGGCCGATCGAGGTCACCACCGACCCGACGGCCGGGATGTCGCTGAAGCTGAAGAATCCGCCGCCCGATCACCCCGATCGCGAGAAACACTTTCGCGGATTGGCGGCCATGGTCGAAACTCTACATGGTCTCGGTCGATCGAAGGAAGATATTCGCGAAGTCGCCGAGCCAGTCGCCAAGGACGTTGTTGCCAAGCTGTTGGAGGGCCTACCCGATGAAGCTTAGCACCCTCGGTTTTCTGCTGTCTGGCCTGATGATGGTCGGTGGTTGCACGGCGGGTTCCGCCTATCTGGCGATCAGTCTCGCTGGCGTCACGGCCGAAGAACAGTTGCCGAACCCTGGTGAGCCTGACCTGCGCCCTGCGTTTGAGCAAGCCGACCATGAGAAGCTCGCCGAAACCATCCAAGACGCCATCGACTTCGCCGACGTCAATGACGAGGTCGCCAAGATCCTGGAGGCAGACGGCAACAGCACCGAACCGCAGTTCACGACTGGTATCGCGGCCAGCAACCTCCGCAAGCTGACGATCTTTTGGGAACGCGGCGAAAGCTTCTACCGCTACGACTACCCGAAGCTGAAGGACATCTGCGGCGGCTACCTCAACAAGAAGTTCCAGGGCGATCAAGGTAAGCTGCTGCCGGAACATCGCGCCCAGCTGGTCGAAGCCCACCGTCAAATCGCCAAGTCCGCCCGGTTCGCCGCCCAAGAATTGAGTCAATGAGCAACATCGCGAAACTTCTGATTGCCGGCTCCGTAGCCCTGATCATTGCGCTGATCGCGGGGGCTACGGCTTTCCTCGCTATGTCCGGCCACGATGGCCCCGTACGCGTCGCGCCTGTTGCGCAGGACGTTGCTCAGGCCGACGCGGGGCCATCTTCTGATGTGCTGCCCGACAAGGACCAGCCGGCTGCAGCACTGTTCGGCTACAAGCCACAGCCGAACGCAACTCGGCAGTTCTTGGCAACGCTCGAGAAGCCGACGCTACGACAAGCGGCTCCTGATTTATTCAAAGCGCGTGGTCCGCCAACGAAAGCGGTGTTGCTCTACCGGGCTCTCTACAAGGCCCACCACGACACGTTCAAGACCGACTGGGTTTGTCCACGACAGGGCATAGGTGATTGCGTAAGCTTCGGTTGGGCGCACGGCGCCGACATCCACCTGGCGGTCATGTACCTCCGCGGCGACTCGGCCGAGTGGAAGCCCGTTGCGACCGAAAGCATCTACGGCGGTTCGCGAGTCGAGGCTCGTAATCGTGATCGCGGAGGATACTCCGACGGCAGCTATGGCGGCGCTGCGGCGAAGTGGGTTCGTGACCATGGCCTGATCTTTCGCGATGAATACGATGTCGATGGGCTCAAGGTTGACCTAACGACCTATTCGTCGGCTCGCGCCAAAGACTGGGGCAACTACGGCAACGGTGGTCGCGACGATAACGGTCGACTCGATCGAGAAGCGAAGAAGAGCCCGGTTCGCGATGTGGCGTTGGTTCGCAACTTCGAGGAAGCGGCGGCCGCGATTGAGAGCGGCTACCCAATTCCGGTCTGTAGCGGCCAAGGCTTCAGCAGTCGACGAGACGATCAGGGATTTAGCCGAGCAGCCGGCAGCTGGTCGCACTGCATGTGCTTTACGGCGGTTCGTTACGATCGTCGCGGCTTGCTTTGCCAAAACAGCTGGGGACCTGGCTGGGTCGACGGGCCAAAGTGGCCGGATGATCAACCTGACGGCTCCTTCTGGGTCGATGAGGCTACGGTCAACCACATGCTGCGCGGCCAAGACTCCTTCTCGGTCAGCGGCTATGGCGGCTTCCCGTTCAAGCCAATTAACAACACCGACTGGGTGAGGGCTCACCAGCCGGAGGAAACTATTTACGCTCTTGCTCCATAGGTGATGCGATGAAATGGCTGATTGCTGGCTTGATTACTTGCGTGCTGGTTATGTCTTTGCTGACGCTGTCGCTGGGCGCCTATATCGTCGTCGACGCTGGCCGCGACACGGTCAATGAACTGAAGGATGGGCACGCGGACGATACGCTGATCGGCGGCTTGGGTCGCGTGATTCTCAACCGGATCTACACCCGCATGGGTCGCGATCGCAAGAGTGAGTCACCTGAGTCACCTGAGCCACAGCCCGCACTTGTCGAGCAGCACCGAAACGCGCAGCACTACGGCTACACGATGAAGCCGCACGAGTTTTTGCAGAACGAAAACGAACCGATCGACTTTAAGGAGGGCTGGTAACGTGGGCGAATACTGGAAAAGCAAATTCGACGCCGCCATTGTCGCGATCGCGATCGCGTCGGGCGCTGCTGGCGGTCGCATGACCGTGGAAAATCCGCAACCTCAACCCGTGAAGTGCGAGTGCTGCCGATGCTGCCACGAAACGACCGACGCCAAGCCCGAAAAAGGGCAAGAAGGAACCAACGTTGGACAGCGCCCGATCGATCCGCTTCCCGACGTCGACAAGCCGTTCATCGACGCCAAGTCCCCGACTACGGGGCAATAATTCGGGCACTGGTTATTGTCGCGATCACGATTGTCGGCACTGTTGCCGGCCTTCTTTATTTCTCTCCTCCGATAGGACCGAAGTAGATGAGACCCATTGCCCTGCTGATCCTGGCCCTGATCGCCACCACCGCCAACGCTGACCCAGTTCGCTCTCACGCGGCCGGCTTGATGGCACAGGCAGCCACGCTTGCGGCGACCGGAGCCCCTGACCTGGTGATCCCAGCCGAACCTGAAATCCAGCCCGTCAGCCTCGTCAGCTACGCAGAAGCCTACAAGCTCTACAAGAGCGAGCGGAAACCGATGGTGGTGATGGTGGGCGCCGCGTGGTGCCGCTACTGCCCAGCGGTCAAAGCCGAGTTGATGCGGATGCTAAAGCAAGGCGAGTTTGACGACGCTTCGCTGGTGCTACTGGACTGGGACGCGAATCGGCGAGACGCAACGTCGGTGGCGGGAAGACGGCCCGGCTTGCCCTATTTGCGAGTCTACTACACTCGCGACGGGCGGCCGAAATCCGCCAAGGCTGGATCGACCAAAGAAATCGGCGGTCTGCTGAAGCAATCGAACCGGCTCGATGCGCCGCCGAAGAAAGCCGCTCGAGTCGAGCCGGTTCGCCAGGCGGTTTATTGTCGTTCGTGTAGCCGGTGACCGCCTTTGCCCAATTCCTGCTAGGCGTCAAGCTCGCAGCGTTGATGGCGGTCGCAGGGAGATTGTGAAATGACTGAATCGCAGATTTTTTGCACAGCCTTTGTTTACCTCTGGATTACCGTCGCGGTTGGCTGGCGTTACTTGGCGCGCAATGCCAAATATATGCTCAACACGTTCGATCCTTTTGTTGCCGTAGCTGTAGCCTTGTTCTGGCCAGTCACCGTCACGGTCGTTTATTTTTTCGACGAAACGAAGCGAGTCCAGTAGGTGCTAATCATTCCCACGCGTCGGTTTTTTGTCACTGCTGTTATTGCGGGGCTCATGTGATGCTCACCACCCTAGCCATCGTCACCGGGTTCGTAACCCTTGCAGTTGCCTCACTCACCAGATGGGTGTGGCTCCTGCATCGCGAAAATACGCAGTTGATCCAAGTTGTCCGCCAGCAGCGACACAGCATCATGCGCTTAGAGACGGAGCGTGAGTGGAAGTCGAAGGAGATCTAGATGGCCAATAGCAAGGAATGGGACAAGTTCGTATGGCTGGCTGTGATCGCCGCGATTGTCGGCCTATGCGTATTTGGCGGCCTCACCTGTGCAATCGTCAGCGCCGCCGAAACGCACACTCCAGCCGTCCATGACCGCGTCGACCTGATCGAAGTTAACCACCTCTACGACTGCGGCGGCCGGCATGTGCTCGACCAGATTATTTTCTGGGACTGGGACCGCGATCGCTTCACCGTGCGTGCCTGGCGGTTGATCAAAGACGGTAACTGTTTGCCGCGCCGTAACCGTAACGGCGTGTACGTCAGTTACTGGCGTGATATGTACACCATGCGTAAGGTGGTGGCGCCACGAAAGCGTGAGACGTGGACGAACTACGATCCGGAGGTTGCGGATCGGGAAGTTTTGCCGATGGATTGTCGGTGGGGGTTGGTTCGATGCGCGGACTAGGAATGGGAGTTGGGCTGACGAAGAAGCGGAGCGGCACGGCATTTGATCCGCTCTCGCTAAGCGGCTTGGCGTGCTTGTGCGACGACCAGTCGGTGCGAGCCACTCAGGCCGATGGCACGGTTCCGGTGACTGCCGATGGTCAGTATGTGCGCTATTGGCAAGATCGCAGCGGCAATGACCGAAGCCCCAACGCCACTGGTTTTTTTCCAAGCAGCTTGACGATTGGAACGACGCCAGCGATCAGGTTTGGTGGGATACATAGGCTGAGCGCCGATTGGACTCCTGGCGACCTGAACGACTTCTCGACTCACTGGCTGGCGAAAAGCACACGAGTCAACTGGAACGCCGGCTTGAATCTGCGCAACACTAGCACATCCGCCACAGCTGCCCACTACCCAGACGTGTTAGACCGAATGCGTTTTGGGACATCGAATAACGGCCACTTACGCTACACGTCTGGAGTGGAACCGCATTTATTTTCGGTAGTGCGAGAAAGCGAGGTGATTAAGTTTTACTTCGATGGCATTTTGTTTCATACGGCTGCCAACACGGACACTGTCACACCACAAACAATCCGTTTTCCGCAAGAACCATCTAGCGGAACTGGCCAATGGGATTTGTTGATGCTGGCGGTGGCGACCGCAGCGCACAGCCAGGCCGACATCACGTCCATGGTCAGCTACTACCGCGCACAAATGGATGCCTACGCCAGACCAGCAGTTGGCGCGATCTGGTTGAGTAATTCGTTGGGCACGGCGATCTATACCATTACGACCGGCAGTCTGCCCTATCTTGTGCAGTTAGAGACAACAGGCGTTGACGACGTTACGAACTATTCACTCACCGGTAAAAAGACGCCGGAGATGATCGCTGACTTTGATGAGGTCGCAACCAAGCTGATCGCGATTCCAGAGCAGGCGGTCGTTGTTGTTTTCGAAGGCACGAATGACATTCGGGTCAATGGCATAAGTGGTGCTACGGCTGCTGCGAACCTGTTTAGTCTCTGCGATACTATACGGGCAGCCCATCCGGCGGCCAAGATCGTGTTAGTTACTTTGATTGACAGATACGACGTAGATCACAGCATTTTGACCGCCTGTAATGACATTCTGAAGGCGGACTGGCCTGACCATGCCGATGCACTAGCCGACCTGACTGGCATAGCGGCGGTATCGGCCGAAAACGCGGCGTCGGACCCGACCAATTTTGTCGACGGTATTCATTTGAGTGAGATTGGGCAGCTAACAATCACGGGCACGATTGCCGCTGCGATTGAGTCTGCGCTGGCGAGCTAGAGGCCAAACACGAGGCCCCAGAGGCAGTAGATCATGAGCGGCACAGAGAATAGTAAGCCGATGACCGCAGGCCAGAAGTTGTTTGGCGGTGGTTCGGGTCTCTGTTTTTACAGCAGCCATATCGTGGGGCTGGTATTGACCCAAAGGGGTGGCGGTAAAAACGCTTGGTTTGTTGGAATTTATTGGGTTTGGCAAAGGTTTTTTTGGAGACGACATGCCAGGGGTACAGAACACGATCGGGAAGAACTTCTACACCTACCCGGTCACGCTTTCGACGACACCGACGAAATTGGCGACTTTGCTGAACATCACCAAGTTGCCAGACAACCAACTCCTTGGCGACGTCAAGCAGGTAACCTTCAGCGACGCCCAGGCAGGCTGCCAGCTTGGCGACTCGCGCGGAACGGCCTATGTCTCGATTCCGGAAGCGGGCCAGACGCTCGACGTGCCGGTCCTGAACGCCCTGGAGAAGGTTTACCTGAAGTCGTCGAGCGGCGAGCCCACGTTGGTTGTGATGGTCTACGCGTAATGCGGTGGCAACGCAACGCACAAGGCAAGACGCTCGATCCAAGGCGACGTCGGCGCATTCGTCAGTGGCTCAACGAGGGCTACAAGAATCCAGAGTCGCGGCTGTTCGCCAACCCGACCGAGTACCAGAAAGACATGGAAATGGTCATGCGAGTAGTGAGAAAAAAGGGCTACCACATTCCGCAGCGAGCCTTTGACCTGGTGATCAATGTTCCGATGGACATCGCCGAAGACAAGCTCAAAGACAGTGAAGGCGGTCACGTTCCGGTAGAGGTGCAGCATCGCTTGCGAGCGTTGAACCTGCTTCGCATGGTGGTTAAGGACGCCCAGGAAATCGAGCTAATTGACGCCGAGCTTGAACTCCTACGGAAAGAGAGTAAGCCAGAAGTTTTCGTGCGAGAAGACGAAGAATTTTTCGGAAACGAAGCCCATGCGAAGGCCGAGCGCGAAAGCGAAGGAAGCGTTCAAAGCGAAGAACCGGCGGCGGGAGATCGTGCTGCCGAAAGCCCTACCGCACCAGAAGGAGGTTCTCCGGGATCCGCACCGGCATAAGCGAGTCGTTTGCGGCCGACGTTGGGGCAAGACCGGCGCCGGGCTTCCGGCGGTCGTTAAAGGTCACGGCGACCCCAACCCGGCCAGTCGTCAGCACCTCAAGGGAGCGATCGACGGCGGCAATATCTGGTGGGTCGCGCCCACGTTCACGGTTGCCAAAAAGATCGAACGCGATCTTCGCCAGGCGTTTCGGTTTTCGGGCTACGAGTACATCAAGAGCGAGTGTCGCATCGACCTTCCGGGCGGCGGCTCGATCACGATTAAAACGGCCGCCAGCCCGGCCAGCTTGCGCGGCGACGGTCTCGACGGCATCACGATTGACGAAGCGGCATTCGTGGAAGAAGCGGTCTGGAAAGAAGCGCTGCGGCCGGCATTGTCCGATAAGCAGGGGTGGTCGCTCTTTCTAACAACACCGAACGGGCTCAACTGGGTGAAAGATCAATTCGACCTGGCCGAAGTCGATCCTGATTTCGCCTCCTGGCAACTGCCGTCGTCGCAAAATCCGCTGATGACCCCAGAGGAATTGCAGTCGGCCAAGCTGGACGTCGGCGAACGGGCCTACTCCCAGGAATATCTCGCTCAGTTCGTCGACACGGTCGGCGCCGAGTTTTCGGGCTACTATTTCCAGTTCCCCGACTTCTGGTTCGACGAGTGGCCGCACGAAAGCGACGTCTATCTCCGCGTGCTGGCCCTCGATCCCTCCAAGGGGAAGAGCGACAAGAGCGACTACTCCGCGTTCGTGCTGGCGACCCTGACCAACAGCGGTCACGTCTACCTCGACGCCGACCTGGAGCGCCGCGACGTTACCCGCATCGCTGCCAAGGCAGTCGAGATCGGATTGGCGTACCGGCCGCATGGCATGGTGGTCGAAACCAACCAGTTCCAGGAGCTTCTGGCCCACTTGATCCGACCGCTTGCCGCTGAAGCCGGCCTCAACTTCAAGGTTTTCGAGGCGAACAACACGGCGAACAAAACGGCCCGCATTCGCTCTGGCCTGACGCCCTACCTGTCGCGCGGCGAGCTCCATTTCAAACGCGATTCACCAGGGGCTCGGATGCTGGTCAAGCAGCTGCAGGAATTTCCGACCGGCGACTATGACGATGGCCCGGACGGTCTCGAGATGGGGATTCGACTTCTGGCCCACATCCTCAACGGTGGAGCCGGCAAGCTATGAACGGGATCGACCGCCGCTACATCGATCACGCGAAAGTGCTGAAAATCCAGCGACTCTTGCAGGCTGGGGTATCGATGCGGCAAGTCGCCGACATGGTGGGAGTCTGCTTCGAGACGGTCGCTCGCTACAAGGCGATGCTGGAAGAAGCGGCCAGCGCGTCGGAAAAAATCTGAAAAAAATCTCCACCTGCGTCTGTAATACCTGAGCGCTTTTCGGCCAGACTTCCCCACATGGCCAAAACCACCAACAACCC
This sequence is a window from Blastopirellula retiformator. Protein-coding genes within it:
- a CDS encoding terminase large subunit domain-containing protein; this encodes MLPKALPHQKEVLRDPHRHKRVVCGRRWGKTGAGLPAVVKGHGDPNPASRQHLKGAIDGGNIWWVAPTFTVAKKIERDLRQAFRFSGYEYIKSECRIDLPGGGSITIKTAASPASLRGDGLDGITIDEAAFVEEAVWKEALRPALSDKQGWSLFLTTPNGLNWVKDQFDLAEVDPDFASWQLPSSQNPLMTPEELQSAKLDVGERAYSQEYLAQFVDTVGAEFSGYYFQFPDFWFDEWPHESDVYLRVLALDPSKGKSDKSDYSAFVLATLTNSGHVYLDADLERRDVTRIAAKAVEIGLAYRPHGMVVETNQFQELLAHLIRPLAAEAGLNFKVFEANNTANKTARIRSGLTPYLSRGELHFKRDSPGARMLVKQLQEFPTGDYDDGPDGLEMGIRLLAHILNGGAGKL
- a CDS encoding C1 family peptidase; translation: MSGHDGPVRVAPVAQDVAQADAGPSSDVLPDKDQPAAALFGYKPQPNATRQFLATLEKPTLRQAAPDLFKARGPPTKAVLLYRALYKAHHDTFKTDWVCPRQGIGDCVSFGWAHGADIHLAVMYLRGDSAEWKPVATESIYGGSRVEARNRDRGGYSDGSYGGAAAKWVRDHGLIFRDEYDVDGLKVDLTTYSSARAKDWGNYGNGGRDDNGRLDREAKKSPVRDVALVRNFEEAAAAIESGYPIPVCSGQGFSSRRDDQGFSRAAGSWSHCMCFTAVRYDRRGLLCQNSWGPGWVDGPKWPDDQPDGSFWVDEATVNHMLRGQDSFSVSGYGGFPFKPINNTDWVRAHQPEETIYALAP
- a CDS encoding helix-turn-helix domain-containing protein — protein: MTRPKISKETVDEIWKRFEEGASLRQVEEEFRVGRWTSKQIREGTHPHQQTGDLKRCKTCGGMVVMPCMVCSSQELRRLYGQKP
- a CDS encoding helix-turn-helix domain-containing protein; the protein is MNGIDRRYIDHAKVLKIQRLLQAGVSMRQVADMVGVCFETVARYKAMLEEAASASEKI
- a CDS encoding SGNH/GDSL hydrolase family protein encodes the protein MDELRSGGCGSGSFADGLSVGVGSMRGLGMGVGLTKKRSGTAFDPLSLSGLACLCDDQSVRATQADGTVPVTADGQYVRYWQDRSGNDRSPNATGFFPSSLTIGTTPAIRFGGIHRLSADWTPGDLNDFSTHWLAKSTRVNWNAGLNLRNTSTSATAAHYPDVLDRMRFGTSNNGHLRYTSGVEPHLFSVVRESEVIKFYFDGILFHTAANTDTVTPQTIRFPQEPSSGTGQWDLLMLAVATAAHSQADITSMVSYYRAQMDAYARPAVGAIWLSNSLGTAIYTITTGSLPYLVQLETTGVDDVTNYSLTGKKTPEMIADFDEVATKLIAIPEQAVVVVFEGTNDIRVNGISGATAAANLFSLCDTIRAAHPAAKIVLVTLIDRYDVDHSILTACNDILKADWPDHADALADLTGIAAVSAENAASDPTNFVDGIHLSEIGQLTITGTIAAAIESALAS
- a CDS encoding thioredoxin domain-containing protein; its protein translation is MRPIALLILALIATTANADPVRSHAAGLMAQAATLAATGAPDLVIPAEPEIQPVSLVSYAEAYKLYKSERKPMVVMVGAAWCRYCPAVKAELMRMLKQGEFDDASLVLLDWDANRRDATSVAGRRPGLPYLRVYYTRDGRPKSAKAGSTKEIGGLLKQSNRLDAPPKKAARVEPVRQAVYCRSCSR